The Papaver somniferum cultivar HN1 chromosome 3, ASM357369v1, whole genome shotgun sequence genome includes a region encoding these proteins:
- the LOC113361889 gene encoding uncharacterized protein LOC113361889 isoform X2, whose amino-acid sequence MSQHLHPHPLQKSKLQYIMLLYLMIFFDAPYKRPPRAVLSDETKEAIEVMKANKHDFLMKYAQSCDKNLLDGARSKYLASKARKAQPLVDYDESDDSDDNDEFYYKKMIGPVGATKSKSSVEDSDDSDDSDDCYYKKKTFSVSEAMKVKDLGKNSADADTRLQSNTLTVKAPIDQNKDIGGEDSFRSTSPNRASAKCTLCRTVFNVSTQKHRCRICEDVYCDKCANGSKENAQAVDICDGCLAVLGQSDVNESVS is encoded by the exons ATGTCACAACACCTTCACCCGCACCCGCTGCAGAAATCAAAGCTACAGTACATCATGCTCCTTTACCTGATGATTTTTTTTGATGCTCCGTATAAGAGACCACCAAGGGCAGTCTTGTCTGATGAAACCAAAGAGGCAATCGAG GTTATGAAGGCAAATAAACATGattttttgatgaagtatgcGCAAAGCTGTGATAAGAATCTTCTCGATGGTGCTCGAAGCAAGTACCTTGCA TCAAAGGCCAGAAAGGCACAACCATTGGTTGATTATGACGAATCAGATGACTCTGATGACAATGATGAATTTTATTACAAAAAGATG ATTGGTCCAGTGGGTGCGACAAAAAGTAAAAGCTCTGTTGAGGACTCTGACGACTCAGATGACTCAGATGACTGTTATTATAAAAAGAAG ACTTTTTCAGTGAGCGAGGCGATGAAAGTCAAGGATTTGGGTAAGAACTCTGCTGATGCTGATACCAGGTTGCAGTCAAACACCCTTACAGTTAAAGCTCCAATTGACCAG AACAAGGACATTGGTGGAGAAGATAGCTTTAGAAGCACGTCGCCTAACAGAGCATCTGCAAAATGTACCTTGTGCAGAACAGTTTTCAATGTCTCTACGCAAAAG CATCGTTGTAGGATTTGTGAAGATGTATATTGTGATAAGTGTGCCAATGGTTCTAAGGAGAACGCTCAGGCAGTTGACATCTGTGACGGATGCTTG GCAGTTCTTGGACAGAGCGATGTGAATGAATCTGTCAGCTGA
- the LOC113361889 gene encoding uncharacterized protein LOC113361889 isoform X3 gives MSQHLHPHPLQKSKLQYIMLLYLMIFFDAPYKRPPRAVLSDETKEAIEVMKANKHDFLMKYAQSCDKNLLDGARSKYLAYQSKARKAQPLVDYDESDDSDDNDEFYYKKMIGPVGATKSKSSVEDSDDSDDSDDCYYKKKTFSVSEAMKVKDLGKNSADADTRLQSNTLTVKAPIDQNKDIGGEDSFRSTSPNRASAKCTLCRTVFNVSTQKHRCRICEDVYCDKCANGSKENAQAVDICDGCLFLDRAM, from the exons ATGTCACAACACCTTCACCCGCACCCGCTGCAGAAATCAAAGCTACAGTACATCATGCTCCTTTACCTGATGATTTTTTTTGATGCTCCGTATAAGAGACCACCAAGGGCAGTCTTGTCTGATGAAACCAAAGAGGCAATCGAG GTTATGAAGGCAAATAAACATGattttttgatgaagtatgcGCAAAGCTGTGATAAGAATCTTCTCGATGGTGCTCGAAGCAAGTACCTTGCA TATCAGTCAAAGGCCAGAAAGGCACAACCATTGGTTGATTATGACGAATCAGATGACTCTGATGACAATGATGAATTTTATTACAAAAAGATG ATTGGTCCAGTGGGTGCGACAAAAAGTAAAAGCTCTGTTGAGGACTCTGACGACTCAGATGACTCAGATGACTGTTATTATAAAAAGAAG ACTTTTTCAGTGAGCGAGGCGATGAAAGTCAAGGATTTGGGTAAGAACTCTGCTGATGCTGATACCAGGTTGCAGTCAAACACCCTTACAGTTAAAGCTCCAATTGACCAG AACAAGGACATTGGTGGAGAAGATAGCTTTAGAAGCACGTCGCCTAACAGAGCATCTGCAAAATGTACCTTGTGCAGAACAGTTTTCAATGTCTCTACGCAAAAG CATCGTTGTAGGATTTGTGAAGATGTATATTGTGATAAGTGTGCCAATGGTTCTAAGGAGAACGCTCAGGCAGTTGACATCTGTGACGGATGCTTG TTCTTGGACAGAGCGATGTGA
- the LOC113361889 gene encoding uncharacterized protein LOC113361889 isoform X1, with product MSQHLHPHPLQKSKLQYIMLLYLMIFFDAPYKRPPRAVLSDETKEAIEVMKANKHDFLMKYAQSCDKNLLDGARSKYLAYQSKARKAQPLVDYDESDDSDDNDEFYYKKMIGPVGATKSKSSVEDSDDSDDSDDCYYKKKTFSVSEAMKVKDLGKNSADADTRLQSNTLTVKAPIDQNKDIGGEDSFRSTSPNRASAKCTLCRTVFNVSTQKHRCRICEDVYCDKCANGSKENAQAVDICDGCLAVLGQSDVNESVS from the exons ATGTCACAACACCTTCACCCGCACCCGCTGCAGAAATCAAAGCTACAGTACATCATGCTCCTTTACCTGATGATTTTTTTTGATGCTCCGTATAAGAGACCACCAAGGGCAGTCTTGTCTGATGAAACCAAAGAGGCAATCGAG GTTATGAAGGCAAATAAACATGattttttgatgaagtatgcGCAAAGCTGTGATAAGAATCTTCTCGATGGTGCTCGAAGCAAGTACCTTGCA TATCAGTCAAAGGCCAGAAAGGCACAACCATTGGTTGATTATGACGAATCAGATGACTCTGATGACAATGATGAATTTTATTACAAAAAGATG ATTGGTCCAGTGGGTGCGACAAAAAGTAAAAGCTCTGTTGAGGACTCTGACGACTCAGATGACTCAGATGACTGTTATTATAAAAAGAAG ACTTTTTCAGTGAGCGAGGCGATGAAAGTCAAGGATTTGGGTAAGAACTCTGCTGATGCTGATACCAGGTTGCAGTCAAACACCCTTACAGTTAAAGCTCCAATTGACCAG AACAAGGACATTGGTGGAGAAGATAGCTTTAGAAGCACGTCGCCTAACAGAGCATCTGCAAAATGTACCTTGTGCAGAACAGTTTTCAATGTCTCTACGCAAAAG CATCGTTGTAGGATTTGTGAAGATGTATATTGTGATAAGTGTGCCAATGGTTCTAAGGAGAACGCTCAGGCAGTTGACATCTGTGACGGATGCTTG GCAGTTCTTGGACAGAGCGATGTGAATGAATCTGTCAGCTGA